CACGATGGGGAAGTCGATGGCGTTGCGCAGGCGGAACTTGAGGAAGCCCTGCCGAGAGCCCGGGTCGAGAGCCGGGATGAAGACCTCGGTCACGAGCTCGCCGGGTTCCAGGGCGGTGCTCTGCATGGGCCGGCTGGCGAAGAAGTCGTCGGCCCGCAGGGTCCTTTTGGTCGTCTTGATGCGGGCTTTCAGGGCCACCAGCGCCGGCGCCAGGTCCGAGGCGTTGACCGCCATGCAGCCGCAGTTGGCGCAACGGCGGGCCTCGCCCTCGACGGCGGCTTGGCCCAAGGTCGGCCGATCCTCCCGGTCAATCGTCCTCTGCGCTGGAGGGGGCTCTGTGAGCTCGGCCCTCCTGGTCCGCTCCAGCGCGGCCTCATTGAATTCGAGCATGGTGGTCGGGACGCCCGGATCCGGCCTGGGCGCCTTGGTCTTGCGGCCGGACAGATAGGCATCGATGGCTGCGCCGGCCCTGCGTCCGGCGGCGATGGCTGCGACCACCGAGGCCGGGCCGCTGACCGCGTCGCCGCCGGCGAACACCCCTTTGAGGCTGGTGGCCATGGTCTCTTCATCCACGACGGCCAGGCCGCGTCCGAGCTTCAGGGACCGGCCGGCGTAGGAGAGGTCGGCGGAGAGGCCGATGGCCAGGATGACGTGGTCCGCTTCGAAGACCCTGGTGACCGAGGGATCGAAGCTGGGGCGGAACTTCTTTTCGCGGTCGAGGACCGAGGTGCAGCGGACCAGTTCCATCCCCTTTAGCCTGCCGCCGCTCGCAATGACCTTCGACGGTCCCCACGAAGGGAGGAGCTCCACCTTCTCGATGAGAGCCTGCTCGATGTCCTCGGGGAATGCCGGCATCTCGGCCCGGGATTCCAGGCAGGCCATGGCCACGGTGGCCGCGCCCAGGCGCAGCGCCGAGACCGCCACGTCCACGGCCACGCTGCCGCCGCCGATGACCAGCACCTTGCGGCCCGCGCACGAGGCCTTGCCGGCCCGGCTGTCCAGGAGGAACTGCAGGCCGGAGCCGAGCAGTTCCTCGTTCTCGAGGCCCAAGGACTTCTGGCGCCACAGGCCGGTGCCCAGGAAAACTGCATCGTATTTCTTCCTGAGCGCCGCAAAGGGCAGGCCGGTACCGCCCACCCCTGAGGAGAGCTGGAACTCCACGCCCATCCGCTCGAGAGCCGCCACGACCTTGTCCAGGACCTCCCGGGGCAGGCGGTAGGCGGGGATGCCGTAGGCGAGCATCCCGCCGGCCATGGGGTTGCGCTCGAACACGGTGACCCGGTGGCCGGCTTTGCGCAGGAAGTAGGCCGCAGCCAGTCCGGCCGGGCCGGAGCCGACCACAGCGACCCGCTTGCGGGTGGCCGACCTGGGCGCCTGGTAGAGCTCATGGGCGTGCTCCAGACCGTAGTCGCCCAGGAACCGTTCGACCTCTCGGATGGACACGGCCTCGTCGAACCCGGTCCGGCCGCAGTCGCGTTCGCAGTAATGCGGGCAGACGCGCCCGGTCACGGCCGGCAGGGGGTTGACCTCGAGCAGCTTGCGCGCGGCGGCGGCCAGGTCTCCCTGCCGCAAGGCGCTCATCACAGCCGGGACGTCGGTGCGGTTGGGGCAGGCCGAAGAGCACCCGGACGAGGGCATCCGGCTGGCCCCGAAGATCGAGTGGTAGCGGTTCTCGCCGAAGAAGGCGCCGCACTTCCCCCCGCCCTTGCGCAGGCAGAAGAAGAGGTTGTCCGGAGCGCGGTAGTACCAGCAGCGCGGCTCCTGACAGATGTTGCCGGCCACGGTGCCCATGTTCCGGATCTGGGGCGAGGCCACCGCTGCGGCGGCCTGGGCCAACAGGGTGTACTTCGCGCGCGCCGCCGGATGCGACGCCACCTCGGCCAGCGTGGTCAAAGCGCCGATCGCCAGACCGCCTTTGCCTTCCTTGATATAGCGCAGCCCGGGGACTGTCTTGAGGTCCACGAGCAGATCGGGATATGCGGGATGGACGTTGTCCTTAAGAAGGCCGAGCAGGTCGGTGCCGCCGGCCAGAGCCCGGCCGGGGCTCTTGGCGAGGAGCGCGACCGCCTCCTTGGCCGAGCCGGCCCTCTTGTAGGCGAAGTCTCTCATGGCCATGGCCTCACCTCCCGTTGCCGGCCAAGGCCTTGAGCACTTTCTCGGGCTTGAGCGGGATGTCGTCGATGCGCGCGCCGATGGCGTTGTATACGGCGTTGAGGACGGCCCGCGGGGTGCAGGTCAGCACGGACTCGCCGATGCCGCAGGCCCCGTACTCGCCGGCCCCGCGCCAGACCTCCATGAGCACGGGCTCGATGTCCGGCATGTCGGCCATGGTGGGTATCTTGTAGTCGATCCAGTTGAAGTTGAGGGGCACGCCGGTGGCCGCGTCGTAGATGATCTCTTCGGTCAGCGTCTCGCCCAGACCCGCGACCTGGCCGCCGAGCTGTTGGGCCTCGGCGCCCGAGGCGTACATCACGGTGCCGCAGTCGTTGAGGATGACGAGCTTATCCACCGCCACTTTGCCGGTCGAGGTGTCCACATCGACCTCGGCGAAGGCGGCCAGGAAGGGCACACCCGTCTTCTCGTCCGAGGGCGGCCTGCTGATGGTCACGGCGATGGGCACCAGGTCCCCCTGCCAGAGCACTTCGCGGAAGGGGACGCCCTTATCCGGGGAGGCTTTGGGGAAGATGCGGCCGCCATCGATGTCGAGGTCCTCCGGCCGGGCCTTGAGCACGCCAGCGGCCGTTTCTAGGACCTTCTTCTTGAGCTCCCGCGCCGCGTCCACCATAGCCTCCGACTGAAGGAACGATACCGCGCTGTCCGTCTGCACGGTGTCTTTGAGGCCTTTATCCGTGTCCACCACCGAGTCCCACCGGATCTCAGCGGGCGTGATGCCCAAGAATCCCAGGGCCTCGGCGCAGCCCAGCACGTTGCAGGTGTTGGACCCGGGCCCGGTCTCCACGGTCGGCGCGTCGAGCATCACGGTCCCGTCCGGGTTGAGCCTCAGCGCGACTTGGATCTTGCCGCGGCGCTGCTCCTGCCACTCGGCGTGCCAGCCCGGGTGGAACGAGAACCCCTTGCCGCGCTTCTTGGCGCCCTCATGCAGGGGACCGGCGCCCGCGGCGTGGCGCTTATCCCAGCCGATGCGCCGGGAGCCCTCCCGGAGCACCGCGGCCAGGCTTTTATCCGGCAGGTTCTCCCAGGCGTGGCCGAAGTTCTTGACCGCCAGGTCGATGGGGTCCATGGCGAGCTTCTCGGCCAGGACGTCCACGATGTGGCCGAGACTGAGGTTGAGCTGGGAGTTGCCGACCCCGCGCATCATGCAGGCGGGCAGCTTGTTGGTGTAGACGCCGTAGGCCTCCATCTTGAGGTTCGGGATGTGGGCGAACGCCATCTCCGCGGCCTCGGCCGGGGCGAACTTGAGCGCGAACATGGTGTGGTCCGCGTAGGCGCCTGCGTTGCCCAGCGCCGCAAATCCCAGCGCGGTGATGGTGCCGTCCCTCTTGGCGCCGGCCCGAGCCGTGTACACCGCGGGCTGGCGGGAGTCGTGGAACGCCTCGCGCCGGGTGTGCTTGAACTTGACCGGCCGCCCCGCCTTCTTGGCCAGCAGGGCCGTGAAGATGAAGAGCGGTTGGT
The sequence above is drawn from the Elusimicrobiota bacterium genome and encodes:
- a CDS encoding xanthine dehydrogenase family protein molybdopterin-binding subunit, coding for MRQPFKPRKARKHIGGYRPRIDGLEKASGRALYADDVAIKANFPDLLYAKVLRSPHAHARIKRLDTARAEALPGVKAVLTYKDPEVAALAPTSAGWTDGVDTVSFKRMMWKRFCDRRVLSDYVCWVGDEAGVVVAAETEAIAEEALRRLDVEWEVLPFVLDPVEAMKPGAPVVHPDIASHNVLPADPVGGNDVYLTKGDFAKAFAEAEVTAEATSAYHNANQSTLENWCCLAKWEENRLTLWSNSYEADQTRMFVSQTLGLPLNKVRVVCNFVGGQFGRNDTGDQPLFIFTALLAKKAGRPVKFKHTRREAFHDSRQPAVYTARAGAKRDGTITALGFAALGNAGAYADHTMFALKFAPAEAAEMAFAHIPNLKMEAYGVYTNKLPACMMRGVGNSQLNLSLGHIVDVLAEKLAMDPIDLAVKNFGHAWENLPDKSLAAVLREGSRRIGWDKRHAAGAGPLHEGAKKRGKGFSFHPGWHAEWQEQRRGKIQVALRLNPDGTVMLDAPTVETGPGSNTCNVLGCAEALGFLGITPAEIRWDSVVDTDKGLKDTVQTDSAVSFLQSEAMVDAARELKKKVLETAAGVLKARPEDLDIDGGRIFPKASPDKGVPFREVLWQGDLVPIAVTISRPPSDEKTGVPFLAAFAEVDVDTSTGKVAVDKLVILNDCGTVMYASGAEAQQLGGQVAGLGETLTEEIIYDAATGVPLNFNWIDYKIPTMADMPDIEPVLMEVWRGAGEYGACGIGESVLTCTPRAVLNAVYNAIGARIDDIPLKPEKVLKALAGNGR
- a CDS encoding FAD-dependent oxidoreductase, with protein sequence MAMRDFAYKRAGSAKEAVALLAKSPGRALAGGTDLLGLLKDNVHPAYPDLLVDLKTVPGLRYIKEGKGGLAIGALTTLAEVASHPAARAKYTLLAQAAAAVASPQIRNMGTVAGNICQEPRCWYYRAPDNLFFCLRKGGGKCGAFFGENRYHSIFGASRMPSSGCSSACPNRTDVPAVMSALRQGDLAAAARKLLEVNPLPAVTGRVCPHYCERDCGRTGFDEAVSIREVERFLGDYGLEHAHELYQAPRSATRKRVAVVGSGPAGLAAAYFLRKAGHRVTVFERNPMAGGMLAYGIPAYRLPREVLDKVVAALERMGVEFQLSSGVGGTGLPFAALRKKYDAVFLGTGLWRQKSLGLENEELLGSGLQFLLDSRAGKASCAGRKVLVIGGGSVAVDVAVSALRLGAATVAMACLESRAEMPAFPEDIEQALIEKVELLPSWGPSKVIASGGRLKGMELVRCTSVLDREKKFRPSFDPSVTRVFEADHVILAIGLSADLSYAGRSLKLGRGLAVVDEETMATSLKGVFAGGDAVSGPASVVAAIAAGRRAGAAIDAYLSGRKTKAPRPDPGVPTTMLEFNEAALERTRRAELTEPPPAQRTIDREDRPTLGQAAVEGEARRCANCGCMAVNASDLAPALVALKARIKTTKRTLRADDFFASRPMQSTALEPGELVTEVFIPALDPGSRQGFLKFRLRNAIDFPIVSVASVLAMKGGRLRSASIALGAVAPVPLRAKEVEAFLKGRIPDEATAARAGDIAVAACRPLAKNGFKVQLVRALLRKAILAQRASPTSPTGS